The Humulus lupulus chromosome 4, drHumLupu1.1, whole genome shotgun sequence genome has a window encoding:
- the LOC133829376 gene encoding uncharacterized protein LOC133829376: MRKRNKKSKTAVNVDPLRVVDGKLLMTFHKWLLGTIGNKYPRECFSGTHDAAWFLKLHTPRTWLSDSHLDAAFHLMRRRLEFYPNVYPQKCVVMPTIFPESLKGRWDAFPGSDYSRFSWDDSILDLVRGDAVQFLPSWQNKEFIYFALFLKDQMHWVAVEADLNGWMLNIFDSSIGSISENDLISLMVDWCTIFPSVLRQSDLFENHDVILAPQLTASESQVRPFDWKLIPREFVPQTKSR, translated from the exons atgaggaaaaggaataagaaatcgaagacagcagtgaatgtggatccattgagggttgttgatggtaaattacttatgacctttcacaagtggttgcttggcaccattgggaataaatatccgagggaatgcttctcagggacacacgatgctgcttggttcctgaaactgcatactccgaggacatggctttctgactct catttagatgcagcatttcatctcatgaggaggcgtctagaattttatcctaacgtgtaccctcagaaatgtgttgttatgcctacaatttttcccgaatcattgaagggtcggtgggacgcttttccaggttctgactactctagatttagttgggatgacagtatattggacctggttaggggtgatgcagtccagttcttaccgagttggcagaacaaggagttcatttattttgccctcttcttgaaagaccaaatgcattgggtagctgtagaggcagacctgaatgggtggatgctcaacatctttgactccagtattggatcaatttccgaaaacgatttgatcagcttgatggttgactggtgtaccattttcccgtcggtcttgcgacagtccgatttatttgagaaccatgacgttatactcgcgcctcagttgacagcatcagagagtcaggtcagacccttcgattggaaactcattccacgtgaattcgtaccgcaaacaaaatccaggtga